Proteins encoded within one genomic window of Bacteroidota bacterium:
- a CDS encoding GxxExxY protein has product MEGIYEMVDLIYKDEAFQIIGVCMDVHGLLGGGFLEIVYKDAIEYEFRRRGVPFQREKEYDISYKDIILPHKYYADFVVFKKIILEVKAVDGIVDEFIKRTINYLAVSKCKLGLIVNFGKEKLTYKRIVL; this is encoded by the coding sequence ATGGAAGGGATATATGAAATGGTTGATTTGATATATAAAGATGAAGCGTTTCAAATAATTGGGGTTTGTATGGATGTTCACGGCTTATTGGGTGGTGGGTTTCTTGAGATTGTTTATAAGGATGCTATCGAGTATGAATTTCGAAGGAGAGGTGTTCCTTTTCAAAGAGAAAAAGAATATGATATTTCTTACAAAGATATAATTTTACCACATAAGTATTATGCTGACTTTGTCGTATTCAAAAAAATAATTTTAGAAGTTAAAGCTGTGGACGGTATCGTCGATGAATTTATCAAACGAACGATAAACTATCTCGCTGTTTCTAAATGTAAGCTTGGCCTGATCGTAAATTTTGGAAAGGAAAAACTTACTTATAAAAGGATTGTTCTCTAA
- a CDS encoding CoA-binding protein gives MTTQKSIQEFLSQKPIAVVGVSQTGKKFSNAAYKELKSKGYQVFPVNPKTETISGEKCFPNLKSLPEKVGGVVVITKPTETEKIVREAYTLGIKHIWIQQGAESDEAIHFCKEQNVNVIYGECILMFAEPAAFFHRAHRWVWGVFGKLPK, from the coding sequence ATGACAACTCAAAAATCAATACAAGAATTCCTTTCTCAAAAACCCATAGCAGTCGTTGGCGTTTCTCAGACCGGTAAAAAATTTTCGAACGCCGCTTACAAAGAATTAAAATCTAAAGGCTATCAGGTTTTCCCGGTGAACCCTAAAACGGAAACGATCTCAGGTGAAAAGTGTTTCCCTAACCTCAAATCATTACCAGAAAAAGTTGGAGGAGTCGTTGTAATAACAAAACCAACCGAGACCGAAAAGATCGTTCGCGAAGCATACACACTCGGAATAAAACATATTTGGATACAGCAGGGCGCTGAATCGGATGAAGCAATACACTTCTGCAAAGAACAGAATGTGAATGTTATTTATGGCGAGTGCATCTTGATGTTTGCAGAACCGGCTGCATTCTTCCATCGCGCCCATCGCTGGGTGTGGGGAGTTTTCGGCAAATTACCGAAATAA
- a CDS encoding DUF2007 domain-containing protein, with product MAHKLTCIKICNNRFEAEMIKNYLAMYEIDSIISSDDLGRIITGNYSAKGVKILVKEEDSKRASEILESDDYKINSSSPTE from the coding sequence ATGGCCCACAAATTAACTTGTATCAAAATATGTAACAACCGGTTTGAAGCCGAGATGATAAAAAATTATCTCGCAATGTATGAAATTGATTCAATCATCTCTTCTGACGACTTAGGTCGCATAATTACAGGGAACTATTCAGCAAAAGGGGTTAAAATTTTAGTTAAAGAGGAAGATTCAAAAAGAGCAAGCGAGATATTGGAAAGTGATGATTATAAAATCAATTCATCTTCACCAACTGAATAA